Genomic DNA from Terriglobia bacterium:
CACAAAGCAGCGCTCGATGGCGTTGGTCGTTCGCAGCTTTTTCCAGAGGTGCCGCGGAAAGCTGAAGAAGGTGAGCAACTCCGGCAGGTCTCGCTCCAGGCGCTTCACCATGGCCGGATAGCTGCTTTGCCAGCGGGAGCGGAAGACTCGGAAAGCCGCCCGCGCCGCCTGGCGGCTCTCGGCCCGATAGATCGCCTGCGCATCGGCCTTCACCTGGTCACGGTCGCGCCTGCGGACCTTCTCAAGAATATTCCGCATCTTGT
This window encodes:
- a CDS encoding transposase, whose amino-acid sequence is MKHQCCWVHKMRNILEKVRRRDRDQVKADAQAIYRAESRQAARAAFRVFRSRWQSSYPAMVKRLERDLPELLTFFSFPRHLWKKLRTTNAIERCFVKVRRRTRPMVCFVNVESLDRIIYAIFNGINEKHQWKNRTLHLFTQAA